One segment of Cinclus cinclus chromosome 30, bCinCin1.1, whole genome shotgun sequence DNA contains the following:
- the TESPA1 gene encoding protein TESPA1 isoform X4 produces MEGPSVLGPCSWHKRLAWVRQSRGWRSPAPGGKQEEEEEEEEEEEEEQQEAAAVPWEPPPHLDHVVLEGSVCSKIRTWLRDCGEAALDEPGPPGPCALLLPGSLQTTGRAQRDRHLSPGDSMASSVPSSVPSSVPSSSSLSQVLSWWQSDAEEILHNLGFVGTDPGVASRVPSRFFSAPSRASGIDLGLFLRAQMRRLEMEDPCLLLASRFQQFHALAATADAFFCLYSYVSRTPLQRIAPSRPCRDIPDSPEPLGARPGERLKRAVSSLCLYTGAGDGDIPRGGDRVATPSAPGTGGLRKDPGGCRRDRDTGTVRRLSPRSNPAGTAWGHPERCCPHGRGVWGSGGVSCPVMAAQGDTRDTRGDVTTLGALSSRVRVPPERSGHPQGDSGLGSWGWHQSGTARAGGHSAGRGRVPKSLDPQGAAESFELEEVLSEDDDDDDDDDDDDDDDDDAIRSPHPSIRTLRSSTFHGRSDSSGFSEEPLPTWAPPARSRSPDRVT; encoded by the exons ATGGAGGGACCCTCGGTGCTCGGCCCCTGCTCGTGGCACAAGCGCCTCGCGTGGGTCCGGCAGAGCCGGGGCTGGCGCAGCCCCGCGCCCGGGGgcaagcaggaggaggaggaggaggaggaggaggaggaggaggaagagcagcaggaggcgGCCGCTGTCCCCTGGGAGCCGCCACCACACCTGGACCACGTTGTCCTCGAAG GAAGCGTCTGCAGCAAGATCCGGACGTGGCTGCGGGACTGCGG ggaggcAGCGCTGGACGAGCCGGGACCACCAGGACCCTGCG ctcttctgCTCCCGGGGAGCCTCCAGACCACGGGCAG GGCTCAGCGGGATCGACAcctcagccctggggacagcatgGCCTCCAGTGTCCCCTCCAGTGTCCCCTCCAGTgtcccctccagctccag cctgtcccaGGTGCTGTCCTGGTGGCAATCGGATGCTGAGGAGATCCTGCACAACCTGGGCTTTGTGGGGACAGACCCGGGGGTCGCATCCCGGGTCCCCTCCCGCTTCTTCTCGGCCCCATCCCGGGCCAGCGGTATCGacctggggctgttcctgcGGGCCCAAATGAGGCGCCTGGAGATGGAGgatccctgcctgctgctggcca GTCGCTTCCAGCAGTTCCACGCCCTGGCTGCCACCGCTGACGCTTTCTTCTGCCTCTACTCCTACGTGTCGCGGACCCCCCTGCAGCGTATCGCCCCCTCCCGACCCTGTCGCGACATCCCCGACAGTCCCGAGCCGCTCGGGGCGCGGCCCGGGGAGCGCCTGAAACGCGCGGTGTCCTCGCTGTGCCTCTACACGGGCGCAGGGGACGGCGACATCCCTCGGGGGGGGGACCGGGTGGCGACCCCAAGTGCTCCGGGCACCGGGGGGCTTCGAAAAGACCCCGGGGGCTGTCGGAGGGACCGCGACACGGGCACCGTGCGGCGATTGTCGCCGAGGTCAAACCCCGcggggacagcgtggggacacCCGGAGCGCTGCTGTCCCCATGGCcggggggtttggggatccGGGGGGGTTTCGTGCCCGGTGATGGCAGCGCAGGGGGACACAAGGGACACTCGGGGTGATGTCACCACGCTGGGTGCCCTGTCCAGCAGGGTGAGGGTCCCCCCTGAGCGCTCGGGACACCCCCAGGGTGACTCCGGCCTCGGTTCTTGGGGATGGCACCAGAGTGGCACCGCAAGGGCTGGAGGTCACAGCGCTGGACGCGGGAgggtccccaaatccctggacCCCCAAGGAGCGGCGGAGTCGTTCGAGCTGGAggag GTGCTGAGCGAggatgatgatgacgatgatgacgatgacgatgatgatgatgatgatgatgatgccATCCGCTCCCCCCATCCCTCCATCAGGACCCTAAGAA GCTCCACCTTCCACGGCCGCTCTGACAGCAGCGGTTTCTCGGAGGAGCCTCTCCCCACCTGGGCACCCCCGGCCCGGTCCCGCAGCCCCGACCGGGTGACCTGA
- the TESPA1 gene encoding protein TESPA1 isoform X3 yields the protein MEGPSVLGPCSWHKRLAWVRQSRGWRSPAPGGKQEEEEEEEEEEEEEQQEAAAVPWEPPPHLDHVVLEGSVCSKIRTWLRDCGEAALDEPGPPGPCACGTSGTSFEDDLTLGAEALLLPGSLQTTGSVPFSVPSPLRAQRDRHLSPGDSMASSVPSSVPSSVPSSSSLSQVLSWWQSDAEEILHNLGFVGTDPGVASRVPSRFFSAPSRASGIDLGLFLRAQMRRLEMEDPCLLLASRFQQFHALAATADAFFCLYSYVSRTPLQRIAPSRPCRDIPDSPEPLGARPGERLKRAVSSLCLYTGAGDGDIPRGGDRVATPSAPGTGGLRKDPGGCRRDRDTGTVRRLSPRSNPAGTAWGHPERCCPHGRGVWGSGGVSCPVMAAQGDTRDTRGDVTTLGALSSRVRVPPERSGHPQGDSGLGSWGWHQSGTARAGGHSAGRGRVPKSLDPQGAAESFELEEVLSEDDDDDDDDDDDDDDDDDAIRSPHPSIRTLRSSTFHGRSDSSGFSEEPLPTWAPPARSRSPDRVT from the exons ATGGAGGGACCCTCGGTGCTCGGCCCCTGCTCGTGGCACAAGCGCCTCGCGTGGGTCCGGCAGAGCCGGGGCTGGCGCAGCCCCGCGCCCGGGGgcaagcaggaggaggaggaggaggaggaggaggaggaggaggaagagcagcaggaggcgGCCGCTGTCCCCTGGGAGCCGCCACCACACCTGGACCACGTTGTCCTCGAAG GAAGCGTCTGCAGCAAGATCCGGACGTGGCTGCGGGACTGCGG ggaggcAGCGCTGGACGAGCCGGGACCACCAGGACCCTGCG CGTGCGGCACCAGCGGGACGAGCTTTGAGGACGATTTGACCCTGGGGGCTGAAG ctcttctgCTCCCGGGGAGCCTCCAGACCACGGGCAG TGTCCCCTtcagtgtcccctccccactcAGGGCTCAGCGGGATCGACAcctcagccctggggacagcatgGCCTCCAGTGTCCCCTCCAGTGTCCCCTCCAGTgtcccctccagctccag cctgtcccaGGTGCTGTCCTGGTGGCAATCGGATGCTGAGGAGATCCTGCACAACCTGGGCTTTGTGGGGACAGACCCGGGGGTCGCATCCCGGGTCCCCTCCCGCTTCTTCTCGGCCCCATCCCGGGCCAGCGGTATCGacctggggctgttcctgcGGGCCCAAATGAGGCGCCTGGAGATGGAGgatccctgcctgctgctggcca GTCGCTTCCAGCAGTTCCACGCCCTGGCTGCCACCGCTGACGCTTTCTTCTGCCTCTACTCCTACGTGTCGCGGACCCCCCTGCAGCGTATCGCCCCCTCCCGACCCTGTCGCGACATCCCCGACAGTCCCGAGCCGCTCGGGGCGCGGCCCGGGGAGCGCCTGAAACGCGCGGTGTCCTCGCTGTGCCTCTACACGGGCGCAGGGGACGGCGACATCCCTCGGGGGGGGGACCGGGTGGCGACCCCAAGTGCTCCGGGCACCGGGGGGCTTCGAAAAGACCCCGGGGGCTGTCGGAGGGACCGCGACACGGGCACCGTGCGGCGATTGTCGCCGAGGTCAAACCCCGcggggacagcgtggggacacCCGGAGCGCTGCTGTCCCCATGGCcggggggtttggggatccGGGGGGGTTTCGTGCCCGGTGATGGCAGCGCAGGGGGACACAAGGGACACTCGGGGTGATGTCACCACGCTGGGTGCCCTGTCCAGCAGGGTGAGGGTCCCCCCTGAGCGCTCGGGACACCCCCAGGGTGACTCCGGCCTCGGTTCTTGGGGATGGCACCAGAGTGGCACCGCAAGGGCTGGAGGTCACAGCGCTGGACGCGGGAgggtccccaaatccctggacCCCCAAGGAGCGGCGGAGTCGTTCGAGCTGGAggag GTGCTGAGCGAggatgatgatgacgatgatgacgatgacgatgatgatgatgatgatgatgatgccATCCGCTCCCCCCATCCCTCCATCAGGACCCTAAGAA GCTCCACCTTCCACGGCCGCTCTGACAGCAGCGGTTTCTCGGAGGAGCCTCTCCCCACCTGGGCACCCCCGGCCCGGTCCCGCAGCCCCGACCGGGTGACCTGA
- the TESPA1 gene encoding protein TESPA1 isoform X1 — MGGGRGVPGLFSALAGIAPSFSRGAGGCGATFEVWAVELFCFFFNFLFQADEFPPAPLTTDGGRAGLRPGGGTGGGSGWTWGAGHLPPVLGPPRPLRPWRDPRCSAPARGTSASRGSGRAGAGAAPRPGASRRRRRRRRRRRRKSSRRRPLSPGSRHHTWTTLSSKEASAARSGRGCGTAEPTPLSCPTSGAPGWTRGSGGSGVVTGAVLCCREAALDEPGPPGPCACGTSGTSFEDDLTLGAEALLLPGSLQTTGSVPFSVPSPLRAQRDRHLSPGDSMASSVPSSVPSSVPSSSSLSQVLSWWQSDAEEILHNLGFVGTDPGVASRVPSRFFSAPSRASGIDLGLFLRAQMRRLEMEDPCLLLASRFQQFHALAATADAFFCLYSYVSRTPLQRIAPSRPCRDIPDSPEPLGARPGERLKRAVSSLCLYTGAGDGDIPRGGDRVATPSAPGTGGLRKDPGGCRRDRDTGTVRRLSPRSNPAGTAWGHPERCCPHGRGVWGSGGVSCPVMAAQGDTRDTRGDVTTLGALSSRVRVPPERSGHPQGDSGLGSWGWHQSGTARAGGHSAGRGRVPKSLDPQGAAESFELEEVLSEDDDDDDDDDDDDDDDDDAIRSPHPSIRTLRSSTFHGRSDSSGFSEEPLPTWAPPARSRSPDRVT; from the exons ATGGGAGGTGGCAGGGGGGTGCCTGGGCTATTCTCAGCCCTCGCTGGCATCGCACCGAGCTTTTCCCGCGGCGCTGGCGGATGTGGGGCAACGTTTGAGGTTTGGGCTGttgaattgttttgttttttttttaatttcctcttccaAGCTGATGAGTTTCCTCCCGCTCCGCTGACGACGGATgggggccgggcggggctcCGGCCTGGGGGGGGCACAGGAGGCGGCTCTGGCTGGACGTGGGGAGCTGGGCACCTGCCCCCAGTGCTG ggACCCCCCCGGCCCCTCCGGCCATGGAGGGACCCTCGGTGCTCGGCCCCTGCTCGTGGCACAAGCGCCTCGCGTGGGTCCGGCAGAGCCGGGGCTGGCGCAGCCCCGCGCCCGGGGgcaagcaggaggaggaggaggaggaggaggaggaggaggaggaagagcagcaggaggcgGCCGCTGTCCCCTGGGAGCCGCCACCACACCTGGACCACGTTGTCCTCGAAG GAAGCGTCTGCAGCAAGATCCGGACGTGGCTGCGGGACTGCGG agcccaccCCACTCTCCTGTCCCACTTCGGGTGCCCCTGGATGGACTCGGGGGTCGGGGGGCTCAGGGGTCGTGACCGGGGccgtgctctgctgcagggaggcAGCGCTGGACGAGCCGGGACCACCAGGACCCTGCG CGTGCGGCACCAGCGGGACGAGCTTTGAGGACGATTTGACCCTGGGGGCTGAAG ctcttctgCTCCCGGGGAGCCTCCAGACCACGGGCAG TGTCCCCTtcagtgtcccctccccactcAGGGCTCAGCGGGATCGACAcctcagccctggggacagcatgGCCTCCAGTGTCCCCTCCAGTGTCCCCTCCAGTgtcccctccagctccag cctgtcccaGGTGCTGTCCTGGTGGCAATCGGATGCTGAGGAGATCCTGCACAACCTGGGCTTTGTGGGGACAGACCCGGGGGTCGCATCCCGGGTCCCCTCCCGCTTCTTCTCGGCCCCATCCCGGGCCAGCGGTATCGacctggggctgttcctgcGGGCCCAAATGAGGCGCCTGGAGATGGAGgatccctgcctgctgctggcca GTCGCTTCCAGCAGTTCCACGCCCTGGCTGCCACCGCTGACGCTTTCTTCTGCCTCTACTCCTACGTGTCGCGGACCCCCCTGCAGCGTATCGCCCCCTCCCGACCCTGTCGCGACATCCCCGACAGTCCCGAGCCGCTCGGGGCGCGGCCCGGGGAGCGCCTGAAACGCGCGGTGTCCTCGCTGTGCCTCTACACGGGCGCAGGGGACGGCGACATCCCTCGGGGGGGGGACCGGGTGGCGACCCCAAGTGCTCCGGGCACCGGGGGGCTTCGAAAAGACCCCGGGGGCTGTCGGAGGGACCGCGACACGGGCACCGTGCGGCGATTGTCGCCGAGGTCAAACCCCGcggggacagcgtggggacacCCGGAGCGCTGCTGTCCCCATGGCcggggggtttggggatccGGGGGGGTTTCGTGCCCGGTGATGGCAGCGCAGGGGGACACAAGGGACACTCGGGGTGATGTCACCACGCTGGGTGCCCTGTCCAGCAGGGTGAGGGTCCCCCCTGAGCGCTCGGGACACCCCCAGGGTGACTCCGGCCTCGGTTCTTGGGGATGGCACCAGAGTGGCACCGCAAGGGCTGGAGGTCACAGCGCTGGACGCGGGAgggtccccaaatccctggacCCCCAAGGAGCGGCGGAGTCGTTCGAGCTGGAggag GTGCTGAGCGAggatgatgatgacgatgatgacgatgacgatgatgatgatgatgatgatgatgccATCCGCTCCCCCCATCCCTCCATCAGGACCCTAAGAA GCTCCACCTTCCACGGCCGCTCTGACAGCAGCGGTTTCTCGGAGGAGCCTCTCCCCACCTGGGCACCCCCGGCCCGGTCCCGCAGCCCCGACCGGGTGACCTGA
- the PPP1R1A gene encoding LOW QUALITY PROTEIN: protein phosphatase 1 regulatory subunit 1A (The sequence of the model RefSeq protein was modified relative to this genomic sequence to represent the inferred CDS: deleted 1 base in 1 codon), producing the protein MEPNSPRKIQFTVPLLEPHLDPEAAEQIRRRRPTPANLVLSSDQSSPEIDEDRLPNPLLKSGLAMSPRQRKKVSRTTPTMKELQMMVEHHLCKQAQGGGGDDDDEVATTTRCHRGDPEHRHSPGGSCPLATAQGGHRTPGDGTPGNGTPQAGTPQVGTPRAGTPRAGTPGAARRDRAEDGTHIEPGDSAGQ; encoded by the exons ATGGAGCCCAACAGCCCCCGCAAGATCCAGTTCACGGTGCCGCTGCTGGAGCCGCACCTGGACCCGGAGGCGGCCGAGCAG ATCCGGAGGCGTCGGCCGACC CCCGCCAACCTGGTCCTGAGCAGTGACCAGTCGTCCCCAG AGATCGATGAGGACCGGCTGCCCAACCCCCTCTTGAAG TCCGGCCTGGCCATGTCCCCCCGGCAGAGGAAGAAAGTTTCCCGCACCACCCCCACCATGAAAG AGCTGCAGATGATGGTGGAGCATCACCTGTGCAAGCAGGCGCAGGGTGGTGGTGGCGACGACGACGACGAAGTGGCGACCACGACTCGATGCCACCGCGGCGACCCCGAGCATCGCCACAGCCCCGGGGGCTCCTGCCCGCTGGCCACAGCCCAGGGCGGCCACC GGACACCCGGGGATGGCACACCCGGGAATGGGACACCCCAGGCTGGGACGCCCCAGGTGGGGACACCCCGGGCTGGGACCCCCCGAGCCGGGACCCCCGGGGCTGCACGGCGGGACCGGGCCGAGGATGGGACTCATATAGAGCCTGGGGACAGCGCGGGCCAGTAG
- the TESPA1 gene encoding protein TESPA1 isoform X2, whose protein sequence is MGGGRGVPGLFSALAGIAPSFSRGAGGCGATFEVWAVELFCFFFNFLFQADEFPPAPLTTDGGRAGLRPGGGTGGGSGWTWGAGHLPPVLGPPRPLRPWRDPRCSAPARGTSASRGSGRAGAGAAPRPGASRRRRRRRRRRRRKSSRRRPLSPGSRHHTWTTLSSKEASAARSGRGCGTAEPTPLSCPTSGAPGWTRGSGGSGVVTGAVLCCREAALDEPGPPGPCACGTSGTSFEDDLTLGAEALLLPGSLQTTGRAQRDRHLSPGDSMASSVPSSVPSSVPSSSSLSQVLSWWQSDAEEILHNLGFVGTDPGVASRVPSRFFSAPSRASGIDLGLFLRAQMRRLEMEDPCLLLASRFQQFHALAATADAFFCLYSYVSRTPLQRIAPSRPCRDIPDSPEPLGARPGERLKRAVSSLCLYTGAGDGDIPRGGDRVATPSAPGTGGLRKDPGGCRRDRDTGTVRRLSPRSNPAGTAWGHPERCCPHGRGVWGSGGVSCPVMAAQGDTRDTRGDVTTLGALSSRVRVPPERSGHPQGDSGLGSWGWHQSGTARAGGHSAGRGRVPKSLDPQGAAESFELEEVLSEDDDDDDDDDDDDDDDDDAIRSPHPSIRTLRSSTFHGRSDSSGFSEEPLPTWAPPARSRSPDRVT, encoded by the exons ATGGGAGGTGGCAGGGGGGTGCCTGGGCTATTCTCAGCCCTCGCTGGCATCGCACCGAGCTTTTCCCGCGGCGCTGGCGGATGTGGGGCAACGTTTGAGGTTTGGGCTGttgaattgttttgttttttttttaatttcctcttccaAGCTGATGAGTTTCCTCCCGCTCCGCTGACGACGGATgggggccgggcggggctcCGGCCTGGGGGGGGCACAGGAGGCGGCTCTGGCTGGACGTGGGGAGCTGGGCACCTGCCCCCAGTGCTG ggACCCCCCCGGCCCCTCCGGCCATGGAGGGACCCTCGGTGCTCGGCCCCTGCTCGTGGCACAAGCGCCTCGCGTGGGTCCGGCAGAGCCGGGGCTGGCGCAGCCCCGCGCCCGGGGgcaagcaggaggaggaggaggaggaggaggaggaggaggaggaagagcagcaggaggcgGCCGCTGTCCCCTGGGAGCCGCCACCACACCTGGACCACGTTGTCCTCGAAG GAAGCGTCTGCAGCAAGATCCGGACGTGGCTGCGGGACTGCGG agcccaccCCACTCTCCTGTCCCACTTCGGGTGCCCCTGGATGGACTCGGGGGTCGGGGGGCTCAGGGGTCGTGACCGGGGccgtgctctgctgcagggaggcAGCGCTGGACGAGCCGGGACCACCAGGACCCTGCG CGTGCGGCACCAGCGGGACGAGCTTTGAGGACGATTTGACCCTGGGGGCTGAAG ctcttctgCTCCCGGGGAGCCTCCAGACCACGGGCAG GGCTCAGCGGGATCGACAcctcagccctggggacagcatgGCCTCCAGTGTCCCCTCCAGTGTCCCCTCCAGTgtcccctccagctccag cctgtcccaGGTGCTGTCCTGGTGGCAATCGGATGCTGAGGAGATCCTGCACAACCTGGGCTTTGTGGGGACAGACCCGGGGGTCGCATCCCGGGTCCCCTCCCGCTTCTTCTCGGCCCCATCCCGGGCCAGCGGTATCGacctggggctgttcctgcGGGCCCAAATGAGGCGCCTGGAGATGGAGgatccctgcctgctgctggcca GTCGCTTCCAGCAGTTCCACGCCCTGGCTGCCACCGCTGACGCTTTCTTCTGCCTCTACTCCTACGTGTCGCGGACCCCCCTGCAGCGTATCGCCCCCTCCCGACCCTGTCGCGACATCCCCGACAGTCCCGAGCCGCTCGGGGCGCGGCCCGGGGAGCGCCTGAAACGCGCGGTGTCCTCGCTGTGCCTCTACACGGGCGCAGGGGACGGCGACATCCCTCGGGGGGGGGACCGGGTGGCGACCCCAAGTGCTCCGGGCACCGGGGGGCTTCGAAAAGACCCCGGGGGCTGTCGGAGGGACCGCGACACGGGCACCGTGCGGCGATTGTCGCCGAGGTCAAACCCCGcggggacagcgtggggacacCCGGAGCGCTGCTGTCCCCATGGCcggggggtttggggatccGGGGGGGTTTCGTGCCCGGTGATGGCAGCGCAGGGGGACACAAGGGACACTCGGGGTGATGTCACCACGCTGGGTGCCCTGTCCAGCAGGGTGAGGGTCCCCCCTGAGCGCTCGGGACACCCCCAGGGTGACTCCGGCCTCGGTTCTTGGGGATGGCACCAGAGTGGCACCGCAAGGGCTGGAGGTCACAGCGCTGGACGCGGGAgggtccccaaatccctggacCCCCAAGGAGCGGCGGAGTCGTTCGAGCTGGAggag GTGCTGAGCGAggatgatgatgacgatgatgacgatgacgatgatgatgatgatgatgatgatgccATCCGCTCCCCCCATCCCTCCATCAGGACCCTAAGAA GCTCCACCTTCCACGGCCGCTCTGACAGCAGCGGTTTCTCGGAGGAGCCTCTCCCCACCTGGGCACCCCCGGCCCGGTCCCGCAGCCCCGACCGGGTGACCTGA